One window of Magallana gigas chromosome 2, xbMagGiga1.1, whole genome shotgun sequence genomic DNA carries:
- the LOC105321971 gene encoding titin homolog isoform X2, producing MTDQERRTRVDDLSPKRSVAQGSSAKSDHVVDINLDLDPDLMLEVDIPLDNTDRTPSTHSRRTSARTKSGSRKVMSAGNDKNCQSARSHVYIKTRARPMKPHETEPFLCIDNISPDKLQLMAEREANCASKSGSRKDSRSKTPVISTNQNFPFWATAKSPYSSPIPPRKVSRKTNGANDSRSSKWSSSRCGARTPSSMMFLSPNPASRANQHVKSPFKHAVPKKKDFDDSSTFSERSHVRTPASELKERTAVATYCVGRVLNKEKEKSEQKKAQGKLLKGKSVYPIGDYIWLKPLKPVHVEGPSINNCRGILSETRSHASPPNNRTLTRRRELIQRIPNVHEFLYERPRTVESIHRTSVASSLDENRELKDDEETPPDTSRLSPIDSDVNMPVAPPASMATTYKMVDGTLQPTPTPRNLTELQSTSTRENFLKKGDSSSNFNDNTSKRLEPDNTMMTTFEEPERSRTPEDRSKFVRFADGVHPEKPSKELTEEEIQNENVMEVEVTIKNQDKKEKEEKGKSSCKTEDIGNVKKKDDEEDPYGEGSKGPNGNKTAKEINRSEGSGKSKGTERSDENKENYGKQRSGDHQPSKDELKIETTQLLASSEPLKKSGTSTHYTLLSSSHESSTPSVLNIQTVIHGSSIHHLVGPESPHRSRSPSPSRSPTRASSRSQTPSSVKSKADKSNKLIRPSSANQQTRKHRRVSRESQSSADTLTARKSKVYFEGEKPPRQSVFVETEGNGGVSVGLKEDRALTFEEIEAELNALKEDIEERRKFEDVDKISIDDDSDDDSTMDEVNVDLICLPTNNEQENVQEDMSDYNMLLDVYRKKCMDVSENCGVLSEALISPRKMLSRPRSGGALKDRKTNKNAGSRRNSFHFERTPHSSRSSIPPGENNLKHTTSEISIADSGYSMASSDVSHRVESPDVPRLNLQAEETSDIGQMESDRTEDKTLLELVCDELPDIQQTSEGLPEKRKQEEKMDLEIVANTKEIQKPKIKRKPNPSQSAPFAPLCFNVNARPPDGYIYYFAYGADMNPSRISTYIHRKVENRFWGLLFGFNLVFNKKGSDIEAGAFANIEFNPFCSTEGCIYQITPQELELLDKFVGYPEHYEHLMLPVWMTNSLEGDKLGVAQYCVPAVMYIAQQKWIAKDNEKLNCDYALTQCIKSSDLVTPNYRDHLVNKAGTIEIQS from the exons ATGACGGATCAAGAGAGGAGAACGAGAGTAGATGACCTATCGCCTAAACGTTCTGTGGCTCAAGGGTCTTCAGCTAAATCCGATCATGTGGTTGATATAAATTTGGATCTAGATCCAGATTTAATGCTGGAAGTTGACATTCCCCTAGACAACACGGACAGAACGCCATCTACGCACAGTCGGAGGACTTCAGCGAGAACAAAGTCTGGATCCAGGAAAGTGATGTCCGCTGGCAATGACAAGAATTGTCAAAGTGCTAGATCACATGTGTACATAAAGACTAGAGCAAGACCCATGAAACCCCACGAG ACAGAGCCATTCTTGTGTATAGACAACATTTCACCAGACAAACTACAACTAATGGCAG aAAGAGAAGCCAATTGTGCCTCTAAGAGTGGATCCCGCAAAGACAGTCGATCCAAAACTCCAGTCATATCAACCAATCAGAACTTTCCATTCTGGGCAACTGCCAAATCCCCTTACAGTTCTCCAATTCCTCCAAG AAAAGTATCTCGAAAAACAAATGGTGCAAACGACAGTCGGAGTTCAAAGTG GAGTTCTTCACGATGCGGCGCTCGAACCCCTTCCTCAATGATGTTTCTCTCACCGAATCCAGCCTCTCGGGCAAACCAGCATGTCAAATCACCATTCAAGCACGCTGTCCCAAAGAAAAAGGACTTCGATGACAGCTCTACATTCAGT gaaagATCCCATGTGCGTACTCCTGCTTCTGAGCTTAAGGAGCGTACAGCGGTTGCAACGTACTGTGTGGGGAGAGTGCTCAATAAAGAGAAGGAAAAATCGGAACAGAAAAAAGCCCAAGGAAAACTTCTGAAGGGAAA ATCTGTCTATCCCATTGGTGATTACATATG GTTAAAGCCACTGAAACCTGTTCATGTGGAGGGACCCTCAATCAATAATTGCAGAGGAATTTTGTCAG AAACAAGAAGTCACGCATCCCCGCCAAATAACAGAACACTAACACGTCGCAGAGAGTTGATTCAGAGAATCCCTAATGTGCATGAGTTCCTGTATGAGCGTCCTCGGACAGTTGAGTCCATTCACAGAACATCTGTGGCCTCGAGCTTGGACGAGAACAGAGAACTCAAAGATGATGAGGAGACTCCCCCTGATACCAGCAG ACTGTCACCAATAGATTCAGATGTCAACATGCCTGTGGCCCCACCAGCTTCCATGGCAACAACATACAAAATGGTGGACGGAACGC TTCAACCCACACCAACCCCTAGGAACCTAACAGAGCTACAGTCCACAAGTACTCGTGagaactttttaaagaaaggaGACTCAAGCTCCAATTTCAATGACAACACTTCAAAGCGACTAGAGCCGGACAACACAATGATGACAACATTTGAGGAACCAGAAAGATCGAGAACCCCAGAAGACAGGTCAAAGTTTGTCCGGTTTGCTGATGGGGTCCATCCCGAGAAGCCATCAAAGGAGTTGACTGAAGAGGAGATACAGAACGAGAATGTGATGGAGGTGGAAGTTACCATTAAAAATCaggataaaaaagaaaaggaagaaAAAGGAAAATCATCATGTAAAACAGAGGATATTGGTAATGTGAAAAAGAAAGATGATGAGGAGGATCCCTATGGTGAGGGAAGTAAGGGGCCAAATGGAAATAAAACGGCAAAGGAAATTAATCGATCAGAAGGTAGTGGTAAAAGTAAAGGCACAGAGAGAAGTGATGAGAACAAAGAGAATTATGGGAAACAAAGGAGTGGTGATCACCAGCCATCCAAGGATGAGTTAAAAATAGAAACCACACAACTCTTAGCAAGCAGTGAACCACTGAAAAAATCTGGTACAAGCACTCATTACACACTGCTTTCTTCTAGTCATGAGAGCTCAACACCAAGTGTACTGAACATACAAACTGTGATTCACGGAAGCTCCATTCATCATCTTGTGGGACCAGAGAGTCCTCATCGCAGCAGGTCTCCTAGTCCATCCAGAAGTCCAACCCGAGCTTCATCCAGGAGTCAAACTCCATCCTCAGTCAAATCCAAAGCGGATAAATCCAATAAGCTCATCCGACCCTCCTCAGCCAATCAGCAAACTAGAAAGCATAGGAGGGTGTCCAGGGAATCTCAGAGCTCTGCTGACACACTCACAGCCAGGAAATCAAAGGTGTACTTTGAGGGTGAGAAGCCTCCCAGACAGTCGGTGTTTGTGGAGACTGAGGGAAATGGTGGGGTTTCTGTGGGACTCAAGGAGGACAGGGCCCTCACATTCGAGGAGATTGAGGCAGAGCTCAATGCTTTAAAAGAGGATATAGAAGAGAGAAGGAAGTTCGAGGACGTGGACAAGATTTCTATTGATGATGACAGTGATGATGATAGTACGATGGATGAAGTCAATGTGGATTTGATTTGTTTACCTACCAATAACGAGCAAGAAAATGTTCAGGAGGACATGAGTGACTACAACATGTTGTTAGATGTGTATCGCAAAAAATGTATGGACGTCAGTGAGAACTGTGGTGTCTTAAGTGAGGCACTGATTTCACCGAGGAAAATGTTATCAAGACCTAGAAGTGGAGGGGCGTTGAAAGACAGGAAAACCAACAAAAACGCTGGAAGCAGAaggaacagttttcattttgagAGAACTCCACATAGCAGCAGGAGTAGCATTCCACCAGGAGAAAACAATTTGAAACACACCACTTCAGAAATTTCTATCGCAGACAGTGGTTACAGCATGGCCTCTAGTGATGTCAGTCACAGAGTTGAGAGTCCCGACGTGCCACGACTGAATCTTCAGGCCGAGGAGACCAGCGACATAGGACAGATGGAGTCTGACCGGACCGAGGACAAGACGTTACTGGAACTGGTGTGTGATGAACTACCCGACATACAGCAG ACTTCTGAAGGGTTACCAGAGAAAAGAAAACA AGAGGAGAAGATGGACCTAGAAATTGTTGCCAATACAAAGGAAATTCAAAAGCCTAA AATCAAGAGAAAACCAAATCCCTCCCAAAGTGCCCCGTTTGCACCATTATGCTTCAATGTCAATGCTAGACCCCCTGACGGATACATCTACTACTTTGCTTATGGTGCAGACATGAACCCATCCAG AATCTCTACATACATCCATAGGAAGGTTGAAAACAGATTTTGGGGGCTGCTGTTTGGTTTTAATTTAGTTTTCAACAAAAAAG GATCTGACATTGAGGCTGGTGCATTTGCTAACATTGAATTCAATCCATTCTGTTCTACAGAGGGGTGTATTTACCAAATAACTCCTCAGGAGCTTGAACTCTTAGACAAATTTGTTGGCTACCCTGAG CATTATGAGCACCTGATGTTACCTGTTTGGATGACAAATTCCCTAGAGGGAGACAAACTAGGTGTGGCCCAGTACTGTGTACCCGCTGTCATGTACATAGCTCAACAAAAGTGGATTGCGAAGG ataATGAGAAACTGAACTGTGACTATGCTTTGACTCAGTGCATCAAAAGTTCTGACCTAGTAACTCCCAACTATAGGGATCACCTAGTGAACAAGGCAGGGACCATCGAAATACAGAGCTAA
- the LOC105321971 gene encoding uncharacterized protein DDB_G0284459 isoform X5 — protein MDDRSALERSLPNPFVFHRWHSTFSTVVQPWFGRKGQKQTEREANCASKSGSRKDSRSKTPVISTNQNFPFWATAKSPYSSPIPPRKVSRKTNGANDSRSSKWSSSRCGARTPSSMMFLSPNPASRANQHVKSPFKHAVPKKKDFDDSSTFSERSHVRTPASELKERTAVATYCVGRVLNKEKEKSEQKKAQGKLLKGKSVYPIGDYIWLKPLKPVHVEGPSINNCRGILSETRSHASPPNNRTLTRRRELIQRIPNVHEFLYERPRTVESIHRTSVASSLDENRELKDDEETPPDTSRLSPIDSDVNMPVAPPASMATTYKMVDGTLQPTPTPRNLTELQSTSTRENFLKKGDSSSNFNDNTSKRLEPDNTMMTTFEEPERSRTPEDRSKFVRFADGVHPEKPSKELTEEEIQNENVMEVEVTIKNQDKKEKEEKGKSSCKTEDIGNVKKKDDEEDPYGEGSKGPNGNKTAKEINRSEGSGKSKGTERSDENKENYGKQRSGDHQPSKDELKIETTQLLASSEPLKKSGTSTHYTLLSSSHESSTPSVLNIQTVIHGSSIHHLVGPESPHRSRSPSPSRSPTRASSRSQTPSSVKSKADKSNKLIRPSSANQQTRKHRRVSRESQSSADTLTARKSKVYFEGEKPPRQSVFVETEGNGGVSVGLKEDRALTFEEIEAELNALKEDIEERRKFEDVDKISIDDDSDDDSTMDEVNVDLICLPTNNEQENVQEDMSDYNMLLDVYRKKCMDVSENCGVLSEALISPRKMLSRPRSGGALKDRKTNKNAGSRRNSFHFERTPHSSRSSIPPGENNLKHTTSEISIADSGYSMASSDVSHRVESPDVPRLNLQAEETSDIGQMESDRTEDKTLLELVCDELPDIQQTSEGLPEKRKQEEKMDLEIVANTKEIQKPKIKRKPNPSQSAPFAPLCFNVNARPPDGYIYYFAYGADMNPSRISTYIHRKVENRFWGLLFGFNLVFNKKGSDIEAGAFANIEFNPFCSTEGCIYQITPQELELLDKFVGYPEHYEHLMLPVWMTNSLEGDKLGVAQYCVPAVMYIAQQKWIAKDNEKLNCDYALTQCIKSSDLVTPNYRDHLVNKAGTIEIQS, from the exons ATGGATGACAGGTCAGCTCTTGAGAGGAGTTTACCAAACCCCTTCGTCTTCCATCGTTGGCACAGCACCTTTTCGACAGTTGTTCAGCCTTGGTTTGGGAGGAAGGGACAAAAACAGACAG aAAGAGAAGCCAATTGTGCCTCTAAGAGTGGATCCCGCAAAGACAGTCGATCCAAAACTCCAGTCATATCAACCAATCAGAACTTTCCATTCTGGGCAACTGCCAAATCCCCTTACAGTTCTCCAATTCCTCCAAG AAAAGTATCTCGAAAAACAAATGGTGCAAACGACAGTCGGAGTTCAAAGTG GAGTTCTTCACGATGCGGCGCTCGAACCCCTTCCTCAATGATGTTTCTCTCACCGAATCCAGCCTCTCGGGCAAACCAGCATGTCAAATCACCATTCAAGCACGCTGTCCCAAAGAAAAAGGACTTCGATGACAGCTCTACATTCAGT gaaagATCCCATGTGCGTACTCCTGCTTCTGAGCTTAAGGAGCGTACAGCGGTTGCAACGTACTGTGTGGGGAGAGTGCTCAATAAAGAGAAGGAAAAATCGGAACAGAAAAAAGCCCAAGGAAAACTTCTGAAGGGAAA ATCTGTCTATCCCATTGGTGATTACATATG GTTAAAGCCACTGAAACCTGTTCATGTGGAGGGACCCTCAATCAATAATTGCAGAGGAATTTTGTCAG AAACAAGAAGTCACGCATCCCCGCCAAATAACAGAACACTAACACGTCGCAGAGAGTTGATTCAGAGAATCCCTAATGTGCATGAGTTCCTGTATGAGCGTCCTCGGACAGTTGAGTCCATTCACAGAACATCTGTGGCCTCGAGCTTGGACGAGAACAGAGAACTCAAAGATGATGAGGAGACTCCCCCTGATACCAGCAG ACTGTCACCAATAGATTCAGATGTCAACATGCCTGTGGCCCCACCAGCTTCCATGGCAACAACATACAAAATGGTGGACGGAACGC TTCAACCCACACCAACCCCTAGGAACCTAACAGAGCTACAGTCCACAAGTACTCGTGagaactttttaaagaaaggaGACTCAAGCTCCAATTTCAATGACAACACTTCAAAGCGACTAGAGCCGGACAACACAATGATGACAACATTTGAGGAACCAGAAAGATCGAGAACCCCAGAAGACAGGTCAAAGTTTGTCCGGTTTGCTGATGGGGTCCATCCCGAGAAGCCATCAAAGGAGTTGACTGAAGAGGAGATACAGAACGAGAATGTGATGGAGGTGGAAGTTACCATTAAAAATCaggataaaaaagaaaaggaagaaAAAGGAAAATCATCATGTAAAACAGAGGATATTGGTAATGTGAAAAAGAAAGATGATGAGGAGGATCCCTATGGTGAGGGAAGTAAGGGGCCAAATGGAAATAAAACGGCAAAGGAAATTAATCGATCAGAAGGTAGTGGTAAAAGTAAAGGCACAGAGAGAAGTGATGAGAACAAAGAGAATTATGGGAAACAAAGGAGTGGTGATCACCAGCCATCCAAGGATGAGTTAAAAATAGAAACCACACAACTCTTAGCAAGCAGTGAACCACTGAAAAAATCTGGTACAAGCACTCATTACACACTGCTTTCTTCTAGTCATGAGAGCTCAACACCAAGTGTACTGAACATACAAACTGTGATTCACGGAAGCTCCATTCATCATCTTGTGGGACCAGAGAGTCCTCATCGCAGCAGGTCTCCTAGTCCATCCAGAAGTCCAACCCGAGCTTCATCCAGGAGTCAAACTCCATCCTCAGTCAAATCCAAAGCGGATAAATCCAATAAGCTCATCCGACCCTCCTCAGCCAATCAGCAAACTAGAAAGCATAGGAGGGTGTCCAGGGAATCTCAGAGCTCTGCTGACACACTCACAGCCAGGAAATCAAAGGTGTACTTTGAGGGTGAGAAGCCTCCCAGACAGTCGGTGTTTGTGGAGACTGAGGGAAATGGTGGGGTTTCTGTGGGACTCAAGGAGGACAGGGCCCTCACATTCGAGGAGATTGAGGCAGAGCTCAATGCTTTAAAAGAGGATATAGAAGAGAGAAGGAAGTTCGAGGACGTGGACAAGATTTCTATTGATGATGACAGTGATGATGATAGTACGATGGATGAAGTCAATGTGGATTTGATTTGTTTACCTACCAATAACGAGCAAGAAAATGTTCAGGAGGACATGAGTGACTACAACATGTTGTTAGATGTGTATCGCAAAAAATGTATGGACGTCAGTGAGAACTGTGGTGTCTTAAGTGAGGCACTGATTTCACCGAGGAAAATGTTATCAAGACCTAGAAGTGGAGGGGCGTTGAAAGACAGGAAAACCAACAAAAACGCTGGAAGCAGAaggaacagttttcattttgagAGAACTCCACATAGCAGCAGGAGTAGCATTCCACCAGGAGAAAACAATTTGAAACACACCACTTCAGAAATTTCTATCGCAGACAGTGGTTACAGCATGGCCTCTAGTGATGTCAGTCACAGAGTTGAGAGTCCCGACGTGCCACGACTGAATCTTCAGGCCGAGGAGACCAGCGACATAGGACAGATGGAGTCTGACCGGACCGAGGACAAGACGTTACTGGAACTGGTGTGTGATGAACTACCCGACATACAGCAG ACTTCTGAAGGGTTACCAGAGAAAAGAAAACA AGAGGAGAAGATGGACCTAGAAATTGTTGCCAATACAAAGGAAATTCAAAAGCCTAA AATCAAGAGAAAACCAAATCCCTCCCAAAGTGCCCCGTTTGCACCATTATGCTTCAATGTCAATGCTAGACCCCCTGACGGATACATCTACTACTTTGCTTATGGTGCAGACATGAACCCATCCAG AATCTCTACATACATCCATAGGAAGGTTGAAAACAGATTTTGGGGGCTGCTGTTTGGTTTTAATTTAGTTTTCAACAAAAAAG GATCTGACATTGAGGCTGGTGCATTTGCTAACATTGAATTCAATCCATTCTGTTCTACAGAGGGGTGTATTTACCAAATAACTCCTCAGGAGCTTGAACTCTTAGACAAATTTGTTGGCTACCCTGAG CATTATGAGCACCTGATGTTACCTGTTTGGATGACAAATTCCCTAGAGGGAGACAAACTAGGTGTGGCCCAGTACTGTGTACCCGCTGTCATGTACATAGCTCAACAAAAGTGGATTGCGAAGG ataATGAGAAACTGAACTGTGACTATGCTTTGACTCAGTGCATCAAAAGTTCTGACCTAGTAACTCCCAACTATAGGGATCACCTAGTGAACAAGGCAGGGACCATCGAAATACAGAGCTAA
- the LOC105321971 gene encoding titin homolog isoform X6: MSVISVHVTALPNKDTLQKREANCASKSGSRKDSRSKTPVISTNQNFPFWATAKSPYSSPIPPRKVSRKTNGANDSRSSKWSSSRCGARTPSSMMFLSPNPASRANQHVKSPFKHAVPKKKDFDDSSTFSERSHVRTPASELKERTAVATYCVGRVLNKEKEKSEQKKAQGKLLKGKSVYPIGDYIWLKPLKPVHVEGPSINNCRGILSETRSHASPPNNRTLTRRRELIQRIPNVHEFLYERPRTVESIHRTSVASSLDENRELKDDEETPPDTSRLSPIDSDVNMPVAPPASMATTYKMVDGTLQPTPTPRNLTELQSTSTRENFLKKGDSSSNFNDNTSKRLEPDNTMMTTFEEPERSRTPEDRSKFVRFADGVHPEKPSKELTEEEIQNENVMEVEVTIKNQDKKEKEEKGKSSCKTEDIGNVKKKDDEEDPYGEGSKGPNGNKTAKEINRSEGSGKSKGTERSDENKENYGKQRSGDHQPSKDELKIETTQLLASSEPLKKSGTSTHYTLLSSSHESSTPSVLNIQTVIHGSSIHHLVGPESPHRSRSPSPSRSPTRASSRSQTPSSVKSKADKSNKLIRPSSANQQTRKHRRVSRESQSSADTLTARKSKVYFEGEKPPRQSVFVETEGNGGVSVGLKEDRALTFEEIEAELNALKEDIEERRKFEDVDKISIDDDSDDDSTMDEVNVDLICLPTNNEQENVQEDMSDYNMLLDVYRKKCMDVSENCGVLSEALISPRKMLSRPRSGGALKDRKTNKNAGSRRNSFHFERTPHSSRSSIPPGENNLKHTTSEISIADSGYSMASSDVSHRVESPDVPRLNLQAEETSDIGQMESDRTEDKTLLELVCDELPDIQQTSEGLPEKRKQEEKMDLEIVANTKEIQKPKIKRKPNPSQSAPFAPLCFNVNARPPDGYIYYFAYGADMNPSRISTYIHRKVENRFWGLLFGFNLVFNKKGSDIEAGAFANIEFNPFCSTEGCIYQITPQELELLDKFVGYPEHYEHLMLPVWMTNSLEGDKLGVAQYCVPAVMYIAQQKWIAKDNEKLNCDYALTQCIKSSDLVTPNYRDHLVNKAGTIEIQS, encoded by the exons ATGTCAGTAATTTCTGTTCATGTCACAGCTTTGCCAAACAAGGACACTCTGCAGA aAAGAGAAGCCAATTGTGCCTCTAAGAGTGGATCCCGCAAAGACAGTCGATCCAAAACTCCAGTCATATCAACCAATCAGAACTTTCCATTCTGGGCAACTGCCAAATCCCCTTACAGTTCTCCAATTCCTCCAAG AAAAGTATCTCGAAAAACAAATGGTGCAAACGACAGTCGGAGTTCAAAGTG GAGTTCTTCACGATGCGGCGCTCGAACCCCTTCCTCAATGATGTTTCTCTCACCGAATCCAGCCTCTCGGGCAAACCAGCATGTCAAATCACCATTCAAGCACGCTGTCCCAAAGAAAAAGGACTTCGATGACAGCTCTACATTCAGT gaaagATCCCATGTGCGTACTCCTGCTTCTGAGCTTAAGGAGCGTACAGCGGTTGCAACGTACTGTGTGGGGAGAGTGCTCAATAAAGAGAAGGAAAAATCGGAACAGAAAAAAGCCCAAGGAAAACTTCTGAAGGGAAA ATCTGTCTATCCCATTGGTGATTACATATG GTTAAAGCCACTGAAACCTGTTCATGTGGAGGGACCCTCAATCAATAATTGCAGAGGAATTTTGTCAG AAACAAGAAGTCACGCATCCCCGCCAAATAACAGAACACTAACACGTCGCAGAGAGTTGATTCAGAGAATCCCTAATGTGCATGAGTTCCTGTATGAGCGTCCTCGGACAGTTGAGTCCATTCACAGAACATCTGTGGCCTCGAGCTTGGACGAGAACAGAGAACTCAAAGATGATGAGGAGACTCCCCCTGATACCAGCAG ACTGTCACCAATAGATTCAGATGTCAACATGCCTGTGGCCCCACCAGCTTCCATGGCAACAACATACAAAATGGTGGACGGAACGC TTCAACCCACACCAACCCCTAGGAACCTAACAGAGCTACAGTCCACAAGTACTCGTGagaactttttaaagaaaggaGACTCAAGCTCCAATTTCAATGACAACACTTCAAAGCGACTAGAGCCGGACAACACAATGATGACAACATTTGAGGAACCAGAAAGATCGAGAACCCCAGAAGACAGGTCAAAGTTTGTCCGGTTTGCTGATGGGGTCCATCCCGAGAAGCCATCAAAGGAGTTGACTGAAGAGGAGATACAGAACGAGAATGTGATGGAGGTGGAAGTTACCATTAAAAATCaggataaaaaagaaaaggaagaaAAAGGAAAATCATCATGTAAAACAGAGGATATTGGTAATGTGAAAAAGAAAGATGATGAGGAGGATCCCTATGGTGAGGGAAGTAAGGGGCCAAATGGAAATAAAACGGCAAAGGAAATTAATCGATCAGAAGGTAGTGGTAAAAGTAAAGGCACAGAGAGAAGTGATGAGAACAAAGAGAATTATGGGAAACAAAGGAGTGGTGATCACCAGCCATCCAAGGATGAGTTAAAAATAGAAACCACACAACTCTTAGCAAGCAGTGAACCACTGAAAAAATCTGGTACAAGCACTCATTACACACTGCTTTCTTCTAGTCATGAGAGCTCAACACCAAGTGTACTGAACATACAAACTGTGATTCACGGAAGCTCCATTCATCATCTTGTGGGACCAGAGAGTCCTCATCGCAGCAGGTCTCCTAGTCCATCCAGAAGTCCAACCCGAGCTTCATCCAGGAGTCAAACTCCATCCTCAGTCAAATCCAAAGCGGATAAATCCAATAAGCTCATCCGACCCTCCTCAGCCAATCAGCAAACTAGAAAGCATAGGAGGGTGTCCAGGGAATCTCAGAGCTCTGCTGACACACTCACAGCCAGGAAATCAAAGGTGTACTTTGAGGGTGAGAAGCCTCCCAGACAGTCGGTGTTTGTGGAGACTGAGGGAAATGGTGGGGTTTCTGTGGGACTCAAGGAGGACAGGGCCCTCACATTCGAGGAGATTGAGGCAGAGCTCAATGCTTTAAAAGAGGATATAGAAGAGAGAAGGAAGTTCGAGGACGTGGACAAGATTTCTATTGATGATGACAGTGATGATGATAGTACGATGGATGAAGTCAATGTGGATTTGATTTGTTTACCTACCAATAACGAGCAAGAAAATGTTCAGGAGGACATGAGTGACTACAACATGTTGTTAGATGTGTATCGCAAAAAATGTATGGACGTCAGTGAGAACTGTGGTGTCTTAAGTGAGGCACTGATTTCACCGAGGAAAATGTTATCAAGACCTAGAAGTGGAGGGGCGTTGAAAGACAGGAAAACCAACAAAAACGCTGGAAGCAGAaggaacagttttcattttgagAGAACTCCACATAGCAGCAGGAGTAGCATTCCACCAGGAGAAAACAATTTGAAACACACCACTTCAGAAATTTCTATCGCAGACAGTGGTTACAGCATGGCCTCTAGTGATGTCAGTCACAGAGTTGAGAGTCCCGACGTGCCACGACTGAATCTTCAGGCCGAGGAGACCAGCGACATAGGACAGATGGAGTCTGACCGGACCGAGGACAAGACGTTACTGGAACTGGTGTGTGATGAACTACCCGACATACAGCAG ACTTCTGAAGGGTTACCAGAGAAAAGAAAACA AGAGGAGAAGATGGACCTAGAAATTGTTGCCAATACAAAGGAAATTCAAAAGCCTAA AATCAAGAGAAAACCAAATCCCTCCCAAAGTGCCCCGTTTGCACCATTATGCTTCAATGTCAATGCTAGACCCCCTGACGGATACATCTACTACTTTGCTTATGGTGCAGACATGAACCCATCCAG AATCTCTACATACATCCATAGGAAGGTTGAAAACAGATTTTGGGGGCTGCTGTTTGGTTTTAATTTAGTTTTCAACAAAAAAG GATCTGACATTGAGGCTGGTGCATTTGCTAACATTGAATTCAATCCATTCTGTTCTACAGAGGGGTGTATTTACCAAATAACTCCTCAGGAGCTTGAACTCTTAGACAAATTTGTTGGCTACCCTGAG CATTATGAGCACCTGATGTTACCTGTTTGGATGACAAATTCCCTAGAGGGAGACAAACTAGGTGTGGCCCAGTACTGTGTACCCGCTGTCATGTACATAGCTCAACAAAAGTGGATTGCGAAGG ataATGAGAAACTGAACTGTGACTATGCTTTGACTCAGTGCATCAAAAGTTCTGACCTAGTAACTCCCAACTATAGGGATCACCTAGTGAACAAGGCAGGGACCATCGAAATACAGAGCTAA